A single window of Sandaracinaceae bacterium DNA harbors:
- a CDS encoding Bax inhibitor-1 family protein, whose translation MRGYAAADASVDERAAFIMKTYLHLVGAVMAFVVIETGLVLSGIAEKVGLMMVSGRMSWFIVLALFIGVNWIADRWARNATSLPMQYMGLALGVGAWSIMFMPMIFIASQFYPSAIPSAALVTVVLFAGLTAIVFFTRKDFSFMRGILGVGALGALAVIGASLLFGFNLGVLFSGAMVVLAGGYILYNTSNVLHHYRTDQYVSAALTLFADVALLFWYILRIFMSRR comes from the coding sequence ATGCGCGGATACGCCGCGGCCGACGCCTCGGTCGACGAGCGCGCCGCGTTCATCATGAAGACCTACCTGCACCTCGTCGGCGCTGTGATGGCCTTCGTGGTGATCGAGACCGGCCTGGTGCTCTCGGGGATCGCCGAGAAGGTCGGGCTGATGATGGTCAGCGGCCGGATGAGCTGGTTCATCGTGCTCGCGCTCTTCATCGGCGTGAACTGGATCGCCGATCGCTGGGCGCGCAACGCGACCTCGCTGCCGATGCAGTACATGGGGCTCGCCCTCGGCGTCGGGGCCTGGTCGATCATGTTCATGCCCATGATCTTCATCGCCTCCCAGTTCTATCCGTCGGCGATCCCGAGCGCGGCGCTGGTGACGGTGGTGCTCTTCGCGGGTCTGACCGCCATCGTGTTCTTCACCCGCAAGGACTTCTCGTTCATGCGCGGCATCCTCGGGGTGGGCGCCCTCGGCGCGCTGGCCGTGATCGGCGCGTCGCTGCTCTTCGGCTTCAACCTCGGCGTGCTCTTCAGCGGCGCCATGGTCGTGCTCGCGGGCGGCTACATCCTCTACAACACGTCGAACGTGCTGCACCACTACCGGACCGACCAGTACGTCTCGGCTGCGCTCACGCTCTTCGCCGACGTCGCGCTGCTCTTCTGGTACATCCTGCGGATCTTCATGAGCCGCCGCTGA
- a CDS encoding ribonuclease Z produces the protein MSAREVIALGTSSQVPTRYRNHNGYLLRWDEHGLLFDPGEGTQRQMIYAECTVTQVTKICITHFHGDHCLGLAGISQRISLDRVPHEIEVYFPRSGRKYYDRLRRSSIYHDVSHVRACPIEDSGKQWDDGKLELHVARLDHGVETFGYRLQEKDGRTMLPDELAKRGVKGRAIKELIQKGELDVDGQRVTLDEVSVHKPGQSMAFVMDTRLCDGAFELAEGVDLLVCESTYLSSETREARDHGHLTAKQAATIAKESGARRLVLTHFSQRYGSLKPFLEEARAIHPDVVAVRDGDRVPVPKRLQG, from the coding sequence ATGTCTGCCCGCGAAGTCATCGCCCTCGGGACCTCCAGTCAGGTCCCCACCCGTTACCGGAACCACAACGGCTACCTGCTGCGGTGGGACGAGCACGGGCTCCTGTTCGATCCTGGCGAAGGAACACAGCGGCAGATGATCTATGCCGAGTGCACCGTGACCCAGGTCACGAAGATCTGCATCACGCACTTCCACGGCGACCACTGCCTCGGCCTGGCCGGCATCTCCCAGCGCATCAGCCTCGACCGCGTCCCCCACGAGATCGAGGTCTACTTCCCGCGCTCGGGGCGCAAGTACTACGACCGCCTCCGCCGCTCGAGCATCTATCACGACGTCAGCCACGTCCGCGCGTGCCCCATCGAGGACTCGGGCAAGCAGTGGGACGACGGCAAGCTCGAGCTGCACGTGGCGCGCCTCGACCACGGGGTCGAGACCTTCGGCTATCGGCTCCAGGAGAAGGACGGGCGCACCATGCTCCCGGACGAGCTGGCCAAGCGCGGCGTGAAGGGGCGCGCCATCAAGGAGCTCATCCAGAAGGGCGAGCTCGACGTCGACGGCCAGCGCGTGACCCTCGACGAGGTGAGCGTGCACAAGCCGGGGCAGAGCATGGCGTTCGTCATGGACACCCGCCTCTGCGACGGCGCCTTCGAGCTGGCCGAGGGCGTGGATCTCCTGGTCTGCGAGAGCACCTACCTGTCGAGCGAGACCCGGGAGGCGCGCGACCACGGGCACCTCACGGCCAAGCAGGCGGCGACCATCGCCAAGGAGTCCGGCGCGCGACGGCTGGTCCTGACGCACTTCAGCCAGCGCTACGGCTCGCTCAAGCCGTTCCTGGAAGAGGCCCGCGCCATCCACCCCGACGTGGTGGCGGTGCGCGACGGCGACCGCGTCCCGGTCCCCAAGCGCCTCCAGGGCTGA